A region from the Acidobacteriota bacterium genome encodes:
- a CDS encoding AAA family ATPase, whose protein sequence is MSHLPPWADRMRHLYRSGSASQFLLHGNVHDLVPLPGDEHPTYGSLRRFLTDVMFAPFDVVIHYDRGRGIRVRKGGDHFHQFLKAFDSFRGTSWAALPDSGEGKVETLDLANQLPRDAKRALEILDRFLRASQQRTDLNDDGQRVAAPLRVALVVDYAQFIAPQGDPLHLSGDRSQILIRLLDWASDPVITEALVATVLICENLSQLHRSLAENPYAAKLSIELPTAEEIRAFVLHATADEDDFEAVCEVDRESLASRLVGLSRVNVRSLLRRALAGGETITQQYLTDVKKELIEKEAFGRIAFVESKRTLDDVAGHGEAKAWLRQDAELLKRGRRRAIPMGYLLCGRIGTGKTFLVHCWAGEVGIPVVEIKNFREKWVGATEANLERVFSILRALGQVIVFVDEADQATGKRGGGDGDGGLSGRVYGMLAAEMSKTENRGKIVWVFATSRPDLVEVDLKRQGRLDVHIPLFPPGDPESRRDLFRAMTRKVGLDMDLAELPDPPDNEQVGGNEMEGILVRALRLFETQEGDQHKALPEVIAEVIADVRPSAHVERLQLMDLLAVKECTDTRFLPPRFEKLSLGEVNERIQRLRFATGE, encoded by the coding sequence ATGAGCCACCTGCCCCCGTGGGCCGATCGCATGCGGCATCTCTACCGCTCCGGCTCGGCCAGTCAGTTCCTGCTCCACGGCAACGTTCACGACCTGGTGCCGTTGCCCGGCGACGAGCACCCGACCTACGGTTCTCTGCGCCGCTTCCTGACGGACGTGATGTTTGCGCCCTTCGACGTCGTCATCCACTACGACCGCGGCCGCGGCATTCGCGTCCGCAAGGGCGGCGATCACTTCCACCAGTTCCTCAAGGCCTTCGACTCCTTCCGTGGCACCTCCTGGGCCGCCCTGCCGGATAGCGGCGAGGGCAAGGTCGAGACTCTCGACCTCGCCAACCAGCTACCGCGAGACGCCAAGCGGGCGCTCGAGATCCTCGACCGCTTTCTGCGCGCCAGCCAGCAGCGCACCGACCTCAACGACGACGGTCAGCGGGTGGCGGCGCCGCTGCGCGTCGCCTTGGTCGTCGACTATGCCCAGTTCATCGCGCCCCAGGGCGATCCCCTGCACCTCTCCGGCGACCGCAGCCAGATTCTGATCCGCCTCCTCGACTGGGCCAGCGACCCGGTGATCACCGAAGCCCTGGTCGCCACCGTCCTGATCTGCGAGAACTTGAGCCAGCTTCACCGCAGCCTGGCCGAGAACCCCTACGCCGCCAAGCTCTCTATCGAGCTACCGACGGCGGAGGAGATTCGCGCCTTCGTGCTCCACGCCACCGCCGACGAGGACGACTTCGAGGCCGTCTGCGAGGTCGACCGCGAAAGCCTCGCGTCGCGCCTGGTGGGACTGTCCCGGGTCAATGTCCGCAGCCTGCTGCGCCGCGCCCTCGCCGGCGGCGAGACCATCACCCAGCAGTACCTGACGGACGTCAAGAAGGAGCTGATCGAGAAGGAGGCCTTCGGCCGCATTGCCTTCGTCGAGTCCAAGCGCACCCTCGACGACGTCGCCGGCCACGGCGAAGCCAAGGCCTGGCTGCGACAGGACGCCGAGCTCTTGAAGCGCGGCCGCCGCCGGGCCATTCCGATGGGCTACTTACTCTGCGGTCGCATCGGCACCGGCAAGACCTTCCTGGTGCACTGCTGGGCCGGCGAGGTTGGCATCCCGGTGGTCGAGATCAAGAACTTCCGCGAGAAGTGGGTCGGCGCCACCGAAGCCAATCTCGAACGCGTCTTCAGCATCCTGCGCGCCCTCGGCCAGGTGATCGTGTTCGTCGACGAGGCCGACCAGGCCACCGGCAAGCGCGGCGGCGGCGACGGCGACGGCGGTCTTTCAGGACGCGTTTACGGCATGCTGGCGGCGGAGATGAGCAAGACCGAGAACCGCGGCAAAATCGTCTGGGTATTCGCCACCAGCCGGCCCGACCTGGTCGAGGTCGACCTCAAACGCCAGGGCCGCCTCGACGTCCACATCCCGCTCTTCCCCCCCGGCGACCCGGAGAGCCGCCGCGATCTCTTCCGCGCCATGACGCGCAAGGTCGGCCTCGACATGGACCTCGCCGAGCTCCCCGACCCGCCGGACAACGAGCAGGTCGGCGGCAACGAGATGGAGGGCATCCTGGTGCGCGCCCTGCGCCTTTTCGAGACCCAGGAAGGCGACCAGCACAAGGCCTTGCCCGAGGTCATCGCCGAGGTCATCGCCGACGTCCGCCCCTCGGCCCATGTCGAGCGCCTGCAGCTGATGGACCTGCTGGCGGTCAAGGAGTGCACCGACACCCGCTTCCTGCCACCGCGCTTCGAGAAGCTCTCCCTCGGCGAGGTCAACGAACGCATCCAACGCCTCCGCTTCGCCACCGGCGAGTAG
- a CDS encoding transcriptional regulator produces MSHPISDLAHLDRLIHDPARLAILTALSVCDAADFQSLRQLTGLTKGNLSSHLSKLEAAELVVIEKRFVGKKPNTMVRLADEGRGAIGHHWQRLDELRQRAEGMEKEADSGGLLAPQPEPA; encoded by the coding sequence ATGAGCCATCCCATCTCGGACCTCGCCCACCTCGACCGCTTGATCCATGATCCGGCGCGGCTCGCCATCCTGACCGCCCTGTCGGTGTGCGACGCGGCCGACTTCCAGTCCCTCCGCCAGCTCACCGGGCTGACCAAGGGCAATCTTTCGTCCCATCTCTCGAAGCTCGAGGCTGCCGAACTGGTAGTGATCGAGAAGCGCTTCGTCGGCAAGAAACCCAACACCATGGTGCGCCTAGCCGACGAAGGCCGGGGCGCCATCGGGCACCACTGGCAACGCCTCGACGAGCTCCGCCAGCGTGCGGAAGGGATGGAGAAAGAGGCTGACTCCGGTGGGCTGCTGGCGCCCCAGCCGGAGCCGGCCTGA
- a CDS encoding AarF/UbiB family protein, whose protein sequence is MVGLLSLPLRAVEISFHAARHGLRWSGRSLKRRLTGRGPSSQRLFGELITDLAESLGATFVKMGQILSSRPDLLPPEVIAPLSRLQENVRPFDARRVPRLLERAFGRPFDQLFEDFDLDPLSAASIAQVHSALLSDGRRVAVKIRRPGLERKVRDDFRLLGLFAAAVDWLPAMRTVPLRMLIDEIGGPVREQLDLAREAENNRRFRKNFEGADYVRFPVLVEELCCESVLTMELLEDLKKVDDQTVPQEERVVAATAGLRGLYRMIFHDGFVHADMHPGNVFLRQWGEFIILDLGLVAALDDDDLQHFVDFFFGMVNNKGRECARVVIDTAIHLTADFDREAFDQAMIEMIDSRAKMKASDFEVSGFAFDLFNTQRRHGVRGSTKFTMVLLSLIVFEGIVKQLDPERDFQSEARGYLVAAKFRRRLAAAG, encoded by the coding sequence ATGGTCGGCCTCCTGTCGTTGCCCCTGCGGGCTGTCGAGATCTCGTTTCACGCTGCCCGCCACGGCCTGCGGTGGAGCGGCCGCTCCCTGAAGCGCCGCCTCACCGGTCGCGGTCCGTCCTCTCAGCGGCTCTTCGGTGAGCTGATCACCGACCTCGCCGAATCCCTCGGCGCCACCTTCGTCAAGATGGGACAGATCCTGTCGTCGCGACCGGATCTGCTGCCTCCAGAGGTCATTGCGCCGCTCTCGCGCCTGCAGGAGAATGTCCGACCGTTCGACGCCAGGCGGGTGCCGCGGCTTCTGGAGAGGGCCTTCGGGCGGCCCTTCGACCAGCTCTTCGAGGATTTCGACCTCGACCCCCTGTCGGCGGCCAGCATCGCCCAGGTGCACAGCGCCCTCCTGTCCGATGGCCGCAGGGTGGCGGTCAAGATCCGCCGGCCCGGCCTCGAGCGCAAGGTGCGCGACGACTTCCGACTCCTCGGCCTGTTCGCCGCGGCGGTGGACTGGCTGCCGGCGATGCGCACGGTGCCGCTGCGCATGCTGATCGACGAGATCGGCGGTCCGGTGCGCGAGCAGCTCGACCTCGCCCGCGAAGCCGAAAACAACCGCCGTTTCCGCAAGAACTTCGAGGGTGCCGATTACGTGCGCTTTCCGGTGCTGGTGGAAGAGCTGTGTTGCGAGTCGGTGCTCACCATGGAGCTGCTCGAGGACCTCAAGAAGGTCGACGACCAGACGGTTCCCCAGGAGGAGCGGGTGGTGGCCGCCACCGCCGGCCTACGCGGCCTCTACCGGATGATCTTCCACGACGGCTTCGTCCATGCGGACATGCATCCCGGCAACGTCTTTCTGCGTCAGTGGGGCGAGTTCATCATTCTCGACCTCGGCCTGGTGGCGGCCCTCGACGACGACGACCTGCAGCACTTCGTCGACTTCTTCTTCGGCATGGTCAACAACAAAGGGCGCGAATGCGCCCGGGTGGTGATCGACACCGCCATCCACCTGACCGCGGACTTCGACCGCGAGGCCTTCGACCAGGCGATGATCGAGATGATCGACAGTCGGGCGAAGATGAAGGCCAGCGACTTCGAGGTCAGCGGCTTCGCCTTCGACCTCTTCAACACCCAGCGCCGCCACGGCGTGCGCGGCTCCACCAAGTTCACCATGGTGCTGCTGTCGCTGATCGTCTTCGAGGGCATCGTCAAGCAGCTCGATCCCGAGCGCGACTTCCAGTCCGAAGCCCGCGGCTACCTGGTGGCGGCCAAGTTCCGCCGCCGGCTGGCGGCGGCGGGTTAG
- a CDS encoding Ig-like domain-containing protein, with product MLVGIVQFPSGERVPSITVFGRSGCNAIRDTLGELENPAVDLFNLFTHELGHILGLGHSSCPDSLMNTELLHSGRPLSFSPAECDLASDLNAPYSLGGTVEGTVLGETVLLRAMVTLGEHGKTANLRVRRPGPFAFENLAPSGAQYRVQPVFVDNPAKTCEASNNIGRVAGADVTDIEVVCSCEDAPLNGDQDCSDPGEGLPLPRVLIHDIGHFCQRLPQLCDLPRLEPWWIGGGGPPTGNAPCQRQTECRTVGMNYEDRNGDGTDECYEELDCRDRCIGGSSVLLTGPAVQAVATVEPGGVTVDGFARDRDGVGDFAFFVDYAGVDPVAFSRNAPACPRPGDSGCGPSVTTFSARLDTSGLGPGLHTLQVVAADGHPTYPSPTAFELPFTVACADSQPPQVGIFAPANGDVVTGVVPAALTASDDTTIEEVELWVDGAFVGSDRSHPYEVLWNTAGLAEGSFVLEARAYDGCGNGATSGTIEVWVEGGSVPVVEAIEVVGDGSTVRLLPTVTGNPASFEWEVLDDTWQRLESGDRDGRLAILTDGSLEIARASWIEDLGEYRVRVVNGAGETTSTPLVLQASEVRCRPSDSTLCLHQGRFWARLAAGGAPSPYSSLAGVLADPATGQPRAALKVLDGRAVNDHFWLFWAPLDPVARLVVGDMLFGDEHVVGPGSNLCGGGHLTAFAPPPTPWPAALGEPPRPQPASFLCIPSPTRRCLLGRYAVEVELDGVPQGGSNFDDDSAAFWFFEAQNPEVLVTARPIAEGLEVTVGSLTGEVFQVRVTDVASGQVGEWASEGPFCGWREIAF from the coding sequence ATGCTCGTCGGGATTGTGCAGTTCCCGAGCGGTGAGCGCGTGCCCTCGATCACCGTTTTTGGCCGCTCAGGGTGCAACGCGATCCGCGACACCCTCGGCGAGCTCGAGAATCCCGCCGTTGATCTCTTCAACCTGTTCACCCACGAGCTGGGCCACATTCTGGGCCTGGGCCACAGCTCCTGCCCGGACAGCTTGATGAACACCGAGCTGCTGCACTCGGGCCGACCCTTGAGCTTTTCTCCGGCGGAGTGCGATCTGGCATCGGATCTCAATGCGCCGTACTCCCTGGGTGGCACCGTCGAGGGCACGGTGCTCGGCGAGACCGTTCTCTTGCGAGCCATGGTCACCCTCGGGGAGCACGGAAAGACGGCCAACCTTCGGGTCCGGCGACCGGGTCCCTTCGCCTTTGAAAACCTGGCCCCCTCCGGCGCTCAGTACCGGGTTCAGCCGGTGTTCGTCGACAATCCTGCGAAAACTTGCGAGGCGAGCAACAACATCGGCCGCGTAGCGGGCGCCGACGTCACCGACATCGAGGTCGTCTGCTCTTGCGAAGACGCCCCCTTGAACGGGGATCAAGACTGCAGCGACCCGGGCGAGGGGCTCCCACTGCCTCGGGTGCTGATCCACGACATCGGCCACTTCTGCCAGCGTCTGCCGCAGCTCTGCGATCTGCCGCGCCTCGAGCCCTGGTGGATCGGCGGCGGCGGCCCACCGACGGGCAACGCTCCCTGCCAGCGGCAGACCGAGTGCCGCACCGTCGGCATGAATTACGAGGACCGCAATGGCGACGGCACCGACGAGTGCTACGAGGAGCTCGACTGTCGCGATCGCTGCATTGGCGGTTCATCGGTCCTTCTCACCGGGCCGGCGGTCCAGGCCGTGGCGACGGTGGAGCCCGGCGGCGTCACCGTCGACGGCTTCGCCCGGGATCGCGACGGCGTCGGCGACTTCGCCTTCTTCGTCGACTACGCCGGCGTCGATCCCGTCGCGTTCAGTCGCAACGCTCCGGCTTGTCCGCGCCCCGGGGATTCCGGCTGCGGGCCCTCGGTCACGACCTTCTCGGCCCGTCTCGACACCTCCGGCCTCGGTCCCGGTCTCCACACTCTGCAGGTGGTGGCGGCGGACGGCCATCCTACTTACCCGAGCCCCACCGCCTTCGAGCTGCCCTTCACCGTCGCCTGCGCCGACTCCCAACCACCCCAGGTGGGGATTTTCGCGCCCGCCAACGGCGACGTGGTGACCGGAGTCGTGCCGGCGGCCCTCACGGCCAGCGATGACACGACCATCGAAGAGGTCGAGCTGTGGGTGGACGGCGCCTTCGTCGGCAGCGACCGCAGCCACCCCTACGAAGTTCTCTGGAACACGGCAGGCCTGGCAGAGGGGAGCTTCGTCCTCGAAGCTCGCGCCTATGACGGCTGCGGCAATGGTGCGACATCGGGGACGATCGAGGTCTGGGTCGAGGGCGGCTCGGTTCCCGTCGTCGAGGCGATCGAGGTCGTGGGCGACGGCTCCACGGTGCGCCTCTTGCCGACCGTTACCGGTAACCCGGCGAGCTTCGAGTGGGAGGTCCTGGACGACACCTGGCAGCGCCTCGAGAGTGGCGATCGCGACGGGCGCCTGGCGATTCTGACCGACGGCAGCCTCGAGATTGCTCGCGCCTCTTGGATCGAGGACCTCGGCGAGTACCGCGTCCGCGTCGTCAACGGTGCCGGGGAAACCACCTCCACGCCCCTCGTGCTCCAGGCCTCGGAAGTGCGCTGCCGACCGAGCGATTCCACCCTTTGCCTTCACCAGGGGCGGTTCTGGGCTCGCCTCGCCGCGGGTGGTGCGCCGAGCCCCTACTCGTCCCTCGCGGGCGTCCTCGCCGATCCGGCGACGGGGCAGCCCCGCGCCGCCCTCAAGGTGCTCGACGGCCGCGCCGTCAACGATCACTTCTGGCTGTTCTGGGCTCCGCTCGATCCGGTGGCGAGGCTCGTCGTCGGCGACATGCTGTTCGGTGACGAGCATGTCGTGGGGCCGGGAAGCAACCTCTGTGGCGGCGGACATCTCACCGCCTTCGCCCCGCCGCCAACGCCCTGGCCGGCGGCCCTCGGCGAGCCGCCACGGCCCCAGCCGGCGAGCTTTCTCTGCATCCCGAGCCCCACGCGGCGCTGCCTTCTCGGTCGCTATGCCGTCGAGGTCGAGCTCGACGGCGTCCCGCAGGGCGGTTCGAACTTCGACGACGATTCCGCCGCCTTCTGGTTCTTCGAGGCTCAGAACCCGGAAGTGCTGGTCACGGCGCGCCCCATCGCGGAGGGCCTCGAGGTTACCGTCGGCTCACTCACCGGCGAGGTCTTTCAAGTGCGCGTCACCGACGTCGCCTCTGGCCAGGTCGGCGAGTGGGCGAGCGAAGGGCCCTTTTGTGGCTGGCGGGAGATCGCCTTCTAG
- a CDS encoding ABC transporter permease subunit, protein MSSPPPTGWLGRGFAIRESLPLWLLWVLGSIPILGLFGLWWLVTAGATPESRWISPTILPSPAEVVASIPSLWFERALTRNLTISFTRVVAGFALAVAICFPLGLAMGAFTKVKAMFNPLAIFGAYLPIPALVPLTLSLFGTGENQKVVFLALAFGIYLLPLIVQAVDSVDDVFLKTAYTLGASKLQVVTKVLLGVSWQDIYQSLRMGFGIGWSYIILAEMVDIGKGLGGIIIISQRRGPREHIYLVLLIIVVVAFLTDRLWAAIGRWLFPYREGHR, encoded by the coding sequence GTGAGCTCCCCTCCCCCAACCGGCTGGCTCGGCCGTGGCTTCGCGATCCGGGAGAGCCTTCCCCTCTGGTTGCTGTGGGTCCTCGGCTCGATTCCGATCCTCGGCCTGTTTGGCCTGTGGTGGCTGGTGACCGCCGGCGCCACCCCGGAGTCGCGCTGGATCTCCCCCACCATCCTGCCCAGCCCCGCCGAGGTGGTGGCTTCGATTCCGTCCCTGTGGTTCGAGCGCGCCCTGACCCGCAACCTGACCATCTCCTTCACCCGTGTCGTCGCCGGCTTCGCCCTCGCCGTCGCCATCTGCTTCCCCCTCGGTCTTGCGATGGGCGCCTTCACCAAGGTCAAGGCGATGTTCAATCCGCTGGCGATCTTCGGCGCCTACCTGCCGATCCCGGCCCTGGTGCCGCTCACCCTCAGCCTGTTCGGCACCGGCGAGAACCAGAAAGTGGTCTTTCTCGCCTTGGCCTTCGGTATCTACCTGCTGCCATTGATCGTGCAGGCCGTCGACAGCGTCGACGACGTCTTCCTGAAGACCGCCTACACCCTCGGCGCCTCCAAGCTCCAGGTGGTGACCAAGGTTCTGCTGGGGGTCTCCTGGCAGGACATCTACCAGTCCCTGCGCATGGGCTTCGGCATTGGATGGAGCTACATCATCCTGGCCGAGATGGTCGACATCGGGAAGGGCCTGGGCGGCATCATCATCATTTCCCAGCGCCGCGGACCGCGCGAGCACATCTACCTGGTGCTGCTGATCATCGTCGTGGTGGCATTTCTGACCGACCGCCTGTGGGCCGCCATCGGCCGCTGGCTGTTCCCCTACCGCGAGGGACACCGATGA
- a CDS encoding ABC transporter ATP-binding protein: MSWWSDLKLWKRDDDEAPPAAESSAEPAAVAESESAEPAAEPEENPAIVEFEKVEKTFSAGTPKAFTAIKDVDFQVDDIPGRGEFISIVGPSGCGKSTILNLIQGFQDVYPPTAGTVRIRGRAVTGPGRDRGMIFQKYSSYPHRTVLRNVTFGLELNRDQLALDRADMDDLAMDLIKRVGLEGHEKKYPHQLSGGQQQRVAIARSLVLKPRILLMDEPFSALDEPTRFDMQRLITDLWHEVEATVFLVTHSLSEAVYLGDRLWIMTKAPGTLGAQFEDILPPRRGADPLIAQETPQFQEAVREVAATFSRMEAGARH, encoded by the coding sequence ATGAGCTGGTGGAGCGACCTGAAGCTGTGGAAGAGGGACGACGACGAGGCGCCGCCGGCGGCGGAGAGCAGCGCCGAGCCCGCCGCCGTCGCCGAATCGGAGAGTGCCGAGCCGGCTGCCGAACCCGAGGAAAACCCCGCCATCGTCGAGTTCGAAAAGGTCGAGAAGACCTTCTCGGCCGGAACTCCCAAGGCCTTCACGGCGATCAAGGACGTCGACTTCCAGGTCGACGATATTCCGGGCCGTGGCGAGTTCATTTCCATCGTCGGCCCCTCCGGCTGCGGCAAATCGACCATCCTGAACCTGATCCAGGGTTTCCAGGACGTCTACCCACCCACCGCCGGAACCGTGCGAATCCGCGGCCGGGCGGTCACCGGCCCCGGCCGGGACCGCGGCATGATCTTCCAAAAGTACAGCTCGTACCCCCATCGCACGGTGCTGCGCAACGTCACCTTCGGGCTCGAGCTCAACCGCGATCAGCTCGCCCTCGACCGCGCCGACATGGACGACCTGGCGATGGACCTGATCAAGCGGGTCGGCCTCGAAGGCCACGAGAAAAAGTATCCCCACCAGCTCTCGGGCGGCCAGCAGCAGCGCGTCGCCATCGCCCGGTCGCTGGTCCTCAAGCCGCGCATCCTGCTGATGGACGAGCCCTTCTCGGCCCTCGACGAGCCCACCCGCTTCGATATGCAGCGCCTGATCACGGATCTCTGGCACGAGGTCGAGGCCACCGTCTTCCTGGTCACCCATTCGCTCTCGGAAGCGGTCTACCTGGGCGACCGCCTGTGGATCATGACCAAGGCTCCCGGCACCCTCGGCGCCCAGTTCGAGGACATCCTGCCGCCGCGCCGCGGCGCCGACCCGCTCATCGCCCAGGAGACGCCGCAGTTCCAAGAAGCGGTGCGCGAGGTGGCCGCGACCTTCAGCCGCATGGAAGCAGGAGCCCGCCATTGA